The DNA sequence AGTTTGTCCTCTAGGTTAATCTCGGGGCAGGGACGAGGCCCCGATTTTGATGACATCTGAAGCATTCCGGCACTTCATCGGCGGTTCATTTTCATTCGTCTCCGTAGCCCATACCTGCCGGGGTCTCATCCCCGACTTTTCGCCTTAACGTTCACCACCGTGACTTTTGGTCACCGCAGCTTAAGGTGGTTTGGAGCCTCCAACTGCATAGCGGCTCCGAGGGGCCTACCCTCATCTCTTGTGTAGCACAGCGTCTTTCGCACACCTTAGGTGTACTCATTCACCTTCTTGGCACAACGTCCCTTTTGCTTCATGAGCAGTGGTTCGCCTTAATTGCCTTTGTGGTGGGGTTTCTCTTTTGGCGGTGGCTCCTTATCGTCATGGTCTTTGGATTTCAGGGGTGGGGCATGACGCTGTTCACGGTCGTGTATGTCGCGGCTGTCAGCTGGTACTTTCGCTCTGCAGGTGTCAGGCAAAATACCGAGGCGCGGCTGTGGCTAGCGGTGGTGTTGGCGACGGCAATGTCGTTTGCTGTTTGGAACGCGCAGACGATTGCGCCGTGGCGATTTCTGTTCTTGTTTGGAGCCGCGACTTATTGGGTGGTAATGGCTACCGGCAACACAGCTAAAGGTAAGACCAGCGACTGGAGCGTATTAGACTTCTTGAACGGAATTATCGCCGTGCCGTTTCTGGGCTTAGGGCTACAATACCGCAGCCTCGCAGGCATTAAGCGACCGGGGATGGGGATAGGCCGTAAGGCTTGGCCGAGCCTACTGGGCCTTGGTTTAGGGCTAATCTTTATATCGCTAGTCATGCCCCTCCTTAGTGCCGCCGATGCCGGTGGCTTTGGTGAGGCTTGGCGCTGGCTGTCCGGCTTTCGCCTTAATCTTGGCATACCGCCGCTGCTTAAGCTGCAGCTTGTGCTTGGCATACCTACCGCCGCATACATTTTTGCGTTGGTCGTAGGTAACAAGCTGCGCGGCATAGAGCGGCAGGATAAGGCAGCCGCGCTCCCCGAAGCTAGTCTCGCGGGATATCGCCTTATGCCGGTCGTTACCGCCGCGACGCTGCTCGCAGTGATTAATGCACTGTACCTAGCGTTCATTGCCGCGCAGCTACCGTACTTCTTCTCGGCCTTTCTCGGGCGCCTGCCCGAGAACTGGGTATCCGTCGCTGAGTTTGCAAGACAAGGCTTTTTTGAGCTCTGTGTCGTCGCGGTGTTAAACTTAGGTGTAATCACCTTCGTCCGCCTCGGCACGGAGGCAAAGATAAGCAAGAGCGTTGTCACACAGAGTATGCTAAGTCTGTTGTCTTTGTTAACACTGCTACTTATCGGCACAGCCTTTAGTAAGCTTTGGCTTTACATTGACCAGTTTGGCCTTACCATGATGCGAGTTAAGCCTGCCGCAGTTTTGACTTTGCTTGCGGTAGTATTCTTTAGCCTCGTACTCGGTGAGAAGTTCCGCTACTCGCGCGTGCGCTTGGCGGTAGCGACCGGAGTGCTCATCATGCTGGCCTTTTCTTGGCTAAACGTAGAAGGCTTTGTAGTCAATTACAACGCGACGCGTTACTTGGACGGCACGTTGTCGCAATTTGATGTCGGCGTGCTCTACCAAGTGGGGATAGCAGGCGTGCCGGTAGCGGCGCGATTGTTAGCTTCAACCGATAACCTTGCGCTCCAGGCGCTCTTGCGCGGGTATTTGTCTCAACAGAGAGAGAGCGACCGCCTAGTGACGCGCGAGCGGGAGCTCGGGTATGGTCTCTTGATCGAAACCTGGCAGCGCCGTCGGGCCCGCGAACTGATGGCTGACGTAGAGCCACACGCCACACTTGACGAGGTCTTAGCTACCGTGGCTCGTTCCGGCGACGCAGTCGCGCGCTTTCCTAATATGCAGGTTATGGTCGGGAACAGGCTGATGGTTTTGGAGCAGGTAGAATTTCCCTATGCGGCTTTTCATGCCATGCACGCGGAGGAAACCGATGTGTTGTTAATGGACTTGCGCGATGGGACCGTGCTGATGCAGGGGCAAGCAGTGCAAGAGCTGTTGCGTAAGCACTGGGCGCATCTCATTCCTAGCGACAGCAATTTGCATGGTCGGGGTGGGGGGGCAACACTTGAAGTCCTGCGGCTGTTCGGCTTGTCGCCGGACGGGGAGAATCTAGGCCTGCTTTTCGTTGGCCGCGGCGGTATGTTTCACGGCATGGGCTTAGTCGGCTTCTTTGATTTGGCTACGATGCGGCCGCATCTGATGGGAATGGCTAATTTTGGCAGTGCCTTCGCGTGGAGCCCGCGCTGGCCGACTGGCGAGCGGCAGGTCACTTGGGAACCGCAGTGGTCTCCTAACGGGCAATACATCAAATACGGCAACCCGGGGTTCGTCTTTGATGATGGGAGTTTGTTACCACCGTATAACGATCCCGTTAGCACTTTGTACATCGACTGCGTGAGCAGCAAAGAGAGGATAGCGAGTATATCGGGCGAGCAAATGCTAGCGCAACTTTTCCCGGGCCTGACGGTCACCGACTTTAAGCCGTGGATTCGCCAAGTCACTTGGGAAGCTGACGGCGAGTCGCTTCGCTTTAGGACTGTGGCCGTCCGTGGGGTAGAGGACCACCGCTACCGCGACGCCGCGTTGCGTCAGCGGGTTAGGCAGGAACTTGGGGAGGCCGAATGGCGGGTGAACGCAGACGGCAGTGATTTGCGCCTACTATCACTGGTGCGCCCTGAGTAAGTCCAGTAAGACTATCTGCGACGCAAAAGAAAAGAGAGCGCTTCCCAGCAGGGAGGCGCTCTCTTTCAGTCTAGCACATTCTTAATTTGCGGATATCGTCTTTCATGCGGTTGATGTCCACGAGGAAATCCTCGATGTCCTGTTCGTGTTCGATTTCGTCGTTTAAGATTTGCACAGCCATCTGGTAGGTGGCGTGGTCTTTGCCGTTAGTGAAGCTAGCGATTTCTTCGTAACGGGCAATGGCGCAACGCTCTCCCTCAAGATTTTGCGTCAAAATGACCTCGATGTAGGGGTCAGTGGGTTCCTCGTAAGGGCACTTCGCGAACTTCGGCCACTGCGCGGGATTAAGTAGAGGAGTTCCACCTAGTTGTAGGATGCGATCCACTAGCAGTTCGGCATGCGCAAGCTCTTCGGTGGCGTGCAGTAGGAGCTCCGGCTCAATTTCACTGCGCATGGGCCCCTCCATTACGCGAGCTCCAATCCAGTACTGGTAGTACGCTAGCCACTCCTCAGCGAGAGCTTCATTAAGCATTTGAATCAACTTGTCGACATCGAGATTGGCTATACTGACAGACTTCTTACCCATTAGATCAGCCTCCTTTGCGAGAATCGTTACTGCATGCACTATAGCATGAGCCGTACTAGGTGTCAATCGCTGGACGACCAGTGGGGGCCGCTTCGGTGCTGTCTACAGCAAGGTGATACCAGCTCTCTCGCAGGCCGCGGCAGTCTCGTCCGGCCACACGCTAGCCTGTACTTCCCCGATATGGGCCTTGCGCAGAAAGAACATGCAGATGCGCGACTGCCCGATGCCGCCGCCTACAGTCAGGGGGAGAACATCCCTCAGCACTTTACTGTGGTAGTCAAGCTTGGCGCGCTCCTCGCACCCGCTTAGCATTAGCTGCTCCTGCAAAGCATGCGCGTCGACTCTAATGCCCATCGAGGAGAGCTCTAGTGCTGCTTCGAGCACCGGAAACCAAAAGATTATGTCGCCGTTAAGACTCCAGTCGTCGTAGTCAGGTGCTCGCCCATCATGTCTAGTCCCAGAGAGAAGCGTGCCGCCGATTTGCGAGATAAACACGGCCCCCATTTCCCGCGCGATAGCGTTTTCGCGCTCTTTAGGGCTTAGATTAGGGTAGCGATTCTCTAAGTCTTGTGATGTGATAAAAAAGATATCCTCCGGCAAAGATGGCACGAGCGCAGGATAATGCGCGTGCAGATGCTGCTCGGTGTGCCTAAAGACTCTGTAGATGCTTCGTACGACATCCATTAAATGCGCATGCGTCCTCTCGGAACGGGAGATTACGCGCTCCCAGTCCCATTGGTCGACGTAGATAGAGTGAGTGTTGTCGAGCTCTTCGTCGCGGCGAATGGCATTCATATCGGTATAGAGGCCGCTGCCCAAAGGGAAGCCATAGCGGTAAAGCGCCATGCGTTTCCATTTGGCTAGGGATTGCACTACCTCCAGCTCTAGCGACCCAGGTCCGTAGGTTAGAGCGCGTGCATCAAATCCCACCGGACGCTCGCTGCCGTTTAGGTTATCGTTGAGTCCGGATTGTTGCGTCACAAACATGGGCGCAGACACTCTCGTTAAGTTCAGCTCCTCCGCTAGTGCGTTCTCAAAGAAGTCCTTGGTGCGCTTAATGGCAATTTGGGTGTCTTTGACTCCAAGCAGCGGTTTATAGTGTGCCGGTACGATGCATTTGCACATGTGCCTAACCTCCTGTTAAAAATATAAAGAGCCTTTCATCCGTAAAGGACGAAAGGCTTGCTTCCGTGGTACCAACCTACTTGAGCTGAGAGCTCGCTTAGCGACCGCCCGCAGGCGGCCTCACATTAACGGCGTGTCCCCGTTCAGGCCTACTTTCGCTAAGATTTCGGGTGAAAGCTCCGAGATGTTCTTCTGCGCGAGCATCGTATCGGCTTCCCAGCACCGCCAACTCTCTGTGACTACTTCCCGCGCGTACTTTTCCTCATCAACGCTTGTGCGAATGTAATTGCCTGAAAGTATACCGCTTGGCGTGCGGGGTGTCAATGCGGTAATTTATGGGATACAGCGCTGGCCCTACCGCGAGAGGTTAAGCCGCATATGCTCGGGGACCGGGAGTTCTGCCCCGAGTGAACGAGCTGCCGTAATAGGCCAATGCGGGTCGGCTAGCGCGGCGCGTCCTACCGCTACGAGGTCGCAGTAGCCTTCGCGCAGCGCAAACTCGACTAGCTCAGGTTTGCCTAGTATGCCTACGCCAATCACCGGCACCGATACGACCTGTTTAACCTGTTTGGCGTAGCCAAGCTGATAACCCGGCCAGACCTGCGGGCGCACAGGCAGTACTCCGCCGCCGCTTACGTGTATGGCATCAATTCCGTCTGCGGCGAGCGCGGCAGCTATCCCGGCAGCATCTTTGGGCGTATATTCGTGCTCGGTGCCGCTAAACTCGGCGCCCGAAATGCGCACTGTAAGCACGGCCTCCTCCGGCAAGGCGTGTCGGCAACTCCTGACCACTTCCCTAAGCAGCCGGAGTCGGTTTTCGCCACAGCCGCCATACTCGTCGGTGCGGTTGTTGGCGAGGGGAGAGAGGAACTCATGCAGCAAATATCCATGTGCCGCATGTATTTCGATGACCTTAAAGCCCGCCTCCCATGCGTATAGCGCCGCCTGTGCAAACTCCTGCACCAGGGCTGAGATCTCTGTTATCGTGAGCGCATTCGGTACGGCATGGTCGCGCGAGAAGGCGACTGCCGATGGCGCTACGAGCCGCTTCACGTGACGCCAAGCCTTGCGGCCGGCGTGAGCAATCTGAATGCCGGGCGCTGCCCCGTTATAGCTAACAATCTCCGCTATACTTCTAAGCCCCGGGATTTGCTCCCGCGACCACAGGCCTAGATCGTTGCCAGAAATTCTGCCGTCAGGATGGATTGCCGTAGCTTCGAGCACTACCAGACCCATTCCGCCCAGCGCCCTGGCCCCGTAGTGCGCTAAGTGGTAAGGTGTGACATGGCCGTCCTCGCGTGCTCCGTACTGGCACATTGGGGGGAGCACTAAGCGATTGCGTAGCTCTAGGTTCCTTACTCGCAGGGGAGTGAACGAAAGGGCGCCCGGAGAAGCTTTGGGATCCATGTGAACAACTCCTCACTCGTCTTTGCCTGATAATATTCCTTAGGCGAGAAGCAGTCAAGCCATCGCTTCCACGCAGCACAGCACGTCAGCAAGGTCGAAGGGTTTTCTCAGGACAGCGCGGAAGGAGCCCCAAGGCGGGAGGATGTCGGCATGCAAGAGCGACCCTGTCATGATTACCACAGGAATATGGCGCAGTTTAACATCGGTTTGCATAAGTTCGACCAGCGTTCTGCCGTCCATCTCGGGCATGTGCAGGTCAACAAATGTGATGTCGGGCACTTGCTGCTGGAGTAGCTGGAACCCGCGCCTACCATTCGGGGCGGAGGCTACGTCGTGTCCATGTTCAAGCAACAGCTGCGTGAGCACCAGGGTAATGCCGGGCTCATCCTCAACGATAAGCACCTTAGCCAACGTTCTCTCTCCTTTCTTTACTTGTATAGACAATTTACCAACTATATGACGCAATATTTGTCAGTGTGTGTGTGGAATTCATGTGATTTTTTGGCGCTTGCTGTCGACCGTTGTCGAGGCCTGCTAGATGCTTGACGACAACTGCTCACGACGCGCATACTCTGATACAAAGCGAGTTTGGGGGAGTGAGTTTGTGGAAGTAACTACTGCGCTGCTTAGCGTTGGGCACAGATTTCGGCCGGGGCGCGCAATTGTGCCGACATCTATCACCGTACACAATACCGGTAACCCACGCAGCACCGCCGCTAACGAGCGCGCTTGGCTCGACAATCCGGTAAACTTAAACAGCGGGAACTTCGCCTCGTGGCACTATGTCCTAGACGAAACAAACATTATACAGGCCATCCCAGACTTTGAAATGGCCTATCACGCCGAGTCCGGCAACGCCGCTTCTATCGGCGTAGAGATATGTGAAAGCGGCAATCAGCACGTGGTGTGGCGGCGAGCAGTGTTGTTTGTAGTGAGCCTGTTGCGGCGCCATGGGTTTGGCGCGGAGCAGGTGAGAACTCACCGCGACTGGACAGGCAAAAACTGCCCACGCCTGATTCTGCCGGAGTGGGCTAGGTTTATGCGCGACATCCGCTTAGAGCTAGGTGAACAGCCCTCTTTTGCCAATGTCCCCATTGAGATGAACGGTGAAACTCGCGAGTTTCCCGGATTTATGGCCTCCGGCAGAAGCTTCGTGCCCACCCGCATGCTGCTCGAACAGCTAGGATACGCCGTCAGCTGGGATGAAAACACCGGACGTGTGGTTATAGATAGAGAGATTCTTCAGGTAACCACGGCATCCGAGCGCTGGGTGGGCCGCCAGCTGTGAGCTTTGAGCCGCGCCTGTATGTCGCTTGTCCCTTGTCGCTTGTCGCTTGAGGGGAATGGGCTGTGAGCAGTGAGCTTTGAGCTTTGAGCTTTGAGCTGTAGTGGGGTGGAAAGGTCAAAGGCATAAGGAGATCCGGGGGCCATTGCGACATCGCTCTACTGGGCACTGAGCACTAGGCACTAGGCACTAGGCACTAGGCACTCCCTCTACTAGGAGCCGGCAACCCCACTCTCGCACTTGCGCCCATAGCAACACTACCGAAAAGTATGATATCCTAAGCATGAACAGACAGGGGGAGTCGCACATGCTTAGGGATATGACACAGGGGTCACCCGCGAAGTTAATTTGGGCCTTTAGCGTACCTATGTTTATTGGCAGCATCTTTCAGCAGCTTTACAACATGGTCGATGCCATTGTAGTGGGGCGGTATGTAGGCCCGAATGCGCTTGCGGCGGTAGGGACAAGCTTCCCCATCATTTTCTTTTTGGTTTCAGTAGTGCTAGGGATGACGATGGGTTCCGGAGTCGTAATCTCGCAGTTCTTTGGGGCGAAGGACATGGTCAGGACGCGCCGCGCCGTCGTCACGGCTCTTTCCTTTCAGCTGATTTTCGCGGCCTTTCTGGGTGCGGTGGGCGTCGTTCTCAGCCGCCCGTTGCTGTTACTGCTTAACACGCCAGACGTAATCTTAGGTGACGCCACCGCCTATATGCAGATATTCTTTGGTGGCATCTTGTTTATGTTCGCCTACAATGCCTTCGCCGGCATCCTGCGGTCGTTAGGAGACTCCAAGACGCCGTTATACTTTTTGATTATCAGCAGTCTGTTAAATGTCGGCCTTAATATTTACTTCGTCGTGGGCTTAGGTCTTGGCGTGCGAGGTGTGGCGTGGGCTACCCTCATAGCCCAAGGCATTTCCTCTGTGCTTACGTTCGTTTACATTTACAAGCGAGTGCCCCTGCTGCAGTTTACGCGGGCAGAACTTGTGTTTGACTGGGGCATCTTCTGGACAATGGTGCGCATCGGCGCCCCGTCCTCGCTGCAGCAGGCTCTAGCCTCGGTCGGCATGATGGTAGTGCAGTCTTTGGTTAACTCATTTGGTCCGGTGACGATGGCGGCTTACACGGCGGCTAGTCGCATGGACTCCTTCGCCATGATACCGATTATGAACTTCGGCATGGCTGTATCTACTTTCACCGGACAGAACATTGGAGCTAACAGGCTAGACCGCGTGACTGAGGGGCTTAAAGCTACCTTAATGATGGTCATCGCGGCTTGCCTTATCGTCTCAGTGCTCGTGTTTTCTGCCGGCGGGCAGATGATTCGGCTGTTTATAACCGGGGAACAAGCAGAGATTGTGGCGCAAGGTATTGACTATATGCGCACTGTTTCGGTGTTTTACGCAGTTTTCGGCGCACTAATGGTGTTCAACGGAGTGTTGCGCGGGGCAGGCGACGCTTGGATACCGACTCTCACAACGATGACGAGTCTGGCGATACGCGTAGCCTCTGCCTATATCCTAGTGAATACCGCACTTACCTACCGCGGCATCTGGTGGTCGATACCGATTGGGTGGTCGGTAGCTGTTCTTGTCCCAACGTACCGCTATTTCTCCGGCGTCTGGAAGACCAAAGCCGTTGTGCGGCAAAGCTTGCTCGCGCAAGTAGAACCCGCGACTGACTAGAGGGACTCTCTCCCACCTCACGGCAGAGCGTTTATTATTTGCTCCAACAGGTAGGTCGCGCCGCGCGGGCCTACGAAGGGCGTACCGTCAAAGAGCTGTGTCTTGTGAATGTTCGGATTGGCCACCTGTATTTTGGCGGGGATTTCAGCCCCCATCTCCAGCAAAACACCGTCGCCGAGCAGTAAGGTCGGCTTTTCGTCATGCAGCACTTGACGGCGCCTGTCTTCGCTTGGGGCAAAAACAAGGCGTTCCGCCAACTCGTCACTTGTACGCAGAGCCGCACTGGGACGATTGTGGTTTACCAGCACTTTGCGTACGTCTATACCTATTTCTCTCATATACCCGGCCATGCCGACCGCCTGGTCGTAGTTGCCGGACACTACGCACGAAACTTGCGTCTTGCCAAAAAACGCGCGGCGGAAGTACATGGTGTGCTGACGCGCGGTGCGTCCGACCTCTTCTAGATATGTCTTGTCACAGTTTAAGCCGAACGCTGCCGCCACTTGCCTCAGCCACCCGACAGATCCCTGGTAGCCATACGGCGTGCCGTAGAAGTAAGGGATGCCGTAAGTGTCCTTTAGCGTTTCAGCACAGGGGATGCCCTCAAGGCGTGTGACCAGGTTATACGCGGCGTTAGACGCTCCGGCAATCTCCGCGACGGAAGTCCCGACAGTGAAGACGGCATTTGCCTTAAGCCCGAAGCACTCAGCCATCATCGACTTTATCTCCCGCACGTCCGAGCGGAAGTTGTAGCAGTCGGCGTTAGCGCCGATGATGTTAAACGTCTGTGCACTCTTCGCAGCAGGCGGAGCCACTACGTGTTTGGCCAAGGCAGCTAGTGCTTCCGTAACGCCGAACGCAAAGTCGCCCCTAAACCCGCCCCCGCTGATGGCGATTAGTTTCGCCTCGGTCGTGGGCTGTAAAGCGTGGCAAATAGTCTCGATGTCTGTCCCAATAATTGAGGAGATGCTTGACGCGAAGACAAAGATTACAGGCGGGCGATACACGGCGTCAATTTCGCGGATAGTGCGCTCAAGTCGGTCACTGTCTCCGGAAACGATGTCTGTTTCGTCCATATGGGTGGTAAAGAGGCGGGACTCCATCGCGGCATTAAGATGCATTAGTCCCTCGATGCCATAGTGGGTCGTGCCCGCGGGTCCATACTCTAAGATGCAGCAGTCCTTGATGGTCGATAGCGTCCACAGCGCGCCCATGCGGTCGGAGGCGAGGGGCAAAAACCTATACAGCTGCATGCAACTTCGCTCCTTTCGCATCTCCGAAGGCCTCTATGGCAGCGACAATGGTGCGAAGTACCATTAGGGGCACTTCGTAACCTAGCTTAGACGCCGCCATATCGACGGCTACTTGCACAATACCTAGCTCCATCAAGCGCTGTGGGTTCTCATGGCCGATATACACATCAGGGCGAAGCTCCGCGTATAGCGCCTGCAGCGGTGCGATGTTCGCAATGCGCGAGACATAGGGGTCGTAGCCTTGCCGCAGTATTTCTCCCATGTAAGCAGCGTCGTTTTGGTAGAGGTCGCGTGCCTGCACTAAGAGCGGCTGCATGCCAAGTTCTCCCAAAAAGCCGGTAAACTCAAACGCTAGGAGCGGCGTATTGCCGTAGATGAAGCGCTTGCCCTTAAGTACATGTGACTTTGCCGCGATAATGTCATCGAGCGCCCGTCTCTGGCTTTGCAGATGACTTCCTAGGTCTAGTCCGAGCTTCGTCGAAAGCTCCGTGTAGGCGGCCTCAATGCGCCGCGGCGACATGTACTTGTCAAAGTACACAAAGGGTACGCCGAACTTGTCTTGCATGATTTCTGCGAGCGGTAGTGCAGTGAAGTCCGTAACAATATTGAGGCTAGCGGACGTTGCTCTCATTAGTTCGGCGACGGTAGAGCGCGACGGGATAGCCAAGTTGACAGAAACCCCGTGGCTTGTGAGGAGTTTTAACAGCTCGGTATCTTCAATCTGCCCGTAGCGATGTCCAAGGATGTTGACCCTGCCTTCTTCGCGCGGCTCCGGCTGCATGAGCTTAGCTAGTGCCGTCAGAGTTCGCTCAATGCCCGGAATATGGCTATTGCATTTAAAGTGCTCCGTACGCACTACAAGAAGCTTAGCGTTAACCTCCGGCTGCAAGCTCTCGGCTAGCGCCTCATAGTCTTCGCCGATTACTTCTAGAACGCACGTAGTTACAATCATGATGGCCTGCGGCGTAAGTGTGGCGTCAATCTGGCGGATGGTCTTTTCGACTTTTTCGGCGCAGCCAAAAACGACGTCGTCTTGGTTGATGGCAAAGGACCAAAAATTATCCTGCATGTTGCTGTCGGCTGCCCGCCGCCCCATGTTGAAGGTCTGAGTGTAGTAGGTGCATTCATCCGTGCCAACAATTAGGACGACCATATCTTTGATATAGCCTGCCGTCAGCGCAACGCCAAAGAGCGGACAGTGGGTGCCGGGGAACTGCGCGTGGGACAACTGGCGTATATCCTTGGCCGTGCTTATTTGCGATACTCGCCTGAGCGAGCTTAAGCTGTAACTTGGTTGCATGCAAGTTCCCTCCTAGCGCAGGCTAGCCCTAAAGCGTGAAAGTACAACTTCCCAGTCAGCGGATGAAGGGCTATTTCCGCTTGGACATTATATACGTCCCGGAGTAGGGCAGGCGTCAACACATGGCAAGGTGTCCCCTCCGCTACCTTGCGCCCGTCTTTAATTACCACGAGGCGGTGGCTGTAGGCCGCGGCATGGTTCATGTCGTGTAGCACCATGATGACGGTGAGTCCAAGCGAGGCGTTAAGCTCTTTTACAAGCTCCAAGACCTCAATCTGGTGGCAGATGTCTAGGAATGTCGTGGGCTCATCAAGCAGCAGCACCTGCGGACGCTGAGCTAAAGCCAAGGCAATCCAGGCGCGCTGGCGCTCGCCACCCGAAAGTGAGTTCACGGTTCTATCGGCAAGCTCTTCAAGCCGTGTTTGCTCTATGGCCCACTCGACAATTTCCCTGTCCTCGTTGTTTAACGTTTCGTACCATCTCTGATGCGGTATCCGGCCGTAACTGACGAGTTCGCGCACGGTAAAGTCGGGCGGGCTGGTATGCACTTGCGATAGTATCGACAGTTTGGTTGCTACCTCGCGCGTAGGCAGTTTGTAGATATCGCGCCCGTCTAGATGAACAACGCCGCACGAGCACTTCATGAGGCGCGAAATGGCCTTAAGCACAGTGGATTTGCCGGAGCCGTTAGGCCCAATAAGGGAGACTATTTCCCCGGGACGCACGGCAAAGTCAAAGTCACTCACGACGTTTTTCTTGTCATAGCAGAGGCAGAGCTTCTCGGCGGTTATCATACGCGATACGAGCCCCCTTTACGCAGTAAATAGAGGAAGAACGGTCCGCCCACAACGGCCATAATGATGCCAACCGGTAGCTCGACAGGGCGGAAGATAGTCCTAGCACTCGCGTCTGCGACGATTAGCAGCAACGCGCCTAGGATGGCACTGAGCGGCAACATAAATTTATAGTCAGAGCCGATAAGCAGGCGACAGACATGGGGCACAATCAGGCCGATAAAGCCAATTAAGCCTACGGTAGACACAGAAATGCCGGCGAGAAAAGCCGCGACAAATGACAAGGCCGTTCTGGCGAGATTTACATTAAGACCCAGATTGCGCGCTGCGTCGTCGCCTAGCTGCAGCAAGTTAGCTGCCTTAATGCAGAGTAAGGCAACCACCAACCCTACAGCCGTGTAAGGCGCGAGCATGCGCACGTGGTACCAACTGCGCCCGGCGATACTGCCGTTAAGCCACATTAAAATGCCTTGGATGCGGTCGCTATAGAGGATTGAAAGAAGCGATGTGCCGCCGCCAAAGACTGCGTTCACCGCAACACCGGCCAAGATGATGCGAATTGGCTCGATGCCGCGCTTCCAGGCGAGCGCGAAGACCAGTGCGCAGGCAATTGCGCCACCTACAAACGCGGCAAAGGGAACTAAAGCCCCAAACTGGGGCAATGCCAACATAATGGTAACGCCAGCTAGGGCCGCACCTGTGGAGACCCCGGTTAGACCGGGGTCTGCCAAAGGGTTTCTCATCACTGCCTGCAGGAGAGCGCCGGAGAGAGCAAGGTTAGCCCCAACCATAAGCGCTAGTAGCATGCGGGGGAGACGTACGTCTAGGACGACAACCTTGGCTAAAGTATCTTCGGCACCAAGCAAAGCCTGCAAGATGTCCTGCGTCGCAAAGCTTAAGCTACCGAAACGGAGCGAGGCGATAGCCACAGTGCCAAGTAGGCCTAACGCTAGCAGCAGAACCAGTATCTTTTTCGCGGCCCTTAAGTCGCGAGGTAATGGACGCACGGCACTTCTTGCTGTCATGCGCAAAACCTATGGGTACATAAAGCGCGCTAGGGCTTCCAAGGCATCAATCATCGGGAGCCCAGGGTTAGACATAAACAGGTCTACCGGCAGGTCGATGACGCGACCGTTCTGCACCGCGGCAAGACGCCCCCATACCGGGTT is a window from the Selenomonadales bacterium genome containing:
- a CDS encoding ABC transporter ATP-binding protein, with protein sequence MITAEKLCLCYDKKNVVSDFDFAVRPGEIVSLIGPNGSGKSTVLKAISRLMKCSCGVVHLDGRDIYKLPTREVATKLSILSQVHTSPPDFTVRELVSYGRIPHQRWYETLNNEDREIVEWAIEQTRLEELADRTVNSLSGGERQRAWIALALAQRPQVLLLDEPTTFLDICHQIEVLELVKELNASLGLTVIMVLHDMNHAAAYSHRLVVIKDGRKVAEGTPCHVLTPALLRDVYNVQAEIALHPLTGKLYFHALGLACARRELACNQVTA
- a CDS encoding nitrogenase component 1; the encoded protein is MQPSYSLSSLRRVSQISTAKDIRQLSHAQFPGTHCPLFGVALTAGYIKDMVVLIVGTDECTYYTQTFNMGRRAADSNMQDNFWSFAINQDDVVFGCAEKVEKTIRQIDATLTPQAIMIVTTCVLEVIGEDYEALAESLQPEVNAKLLVVRTEHFKCNSHIPGIERTLTALAKLMQPEPREEGRVNILGHRYGQIEDTELLKLLTSHGVSVNLAIPSRSTVAELMRATSASLNIVTDFTALPLAEIMQDKFGVPFVYFDKYMSPRRIEAAYTELSTKLGLDLGSHLQSQRRALDDIIAAKSHVLKGKRFIYGNTPLLAFEFTGFLGELGMQPLLVQARDLYQNDAAYMGEILRQGYDPYVSRIANIAPLQALYAELRPDVYIGHENPQRLMELGIVQVAVDMAASKLGYEVPLMVLRTIVAAIEAFGDAKGAKLHAAV
- a CDS encoding iron ABC transporter permease — translated: MTARSAVRPLPRDLRAAKKILVLLLALGLLGTVAIASLRFGSLSFATQDILQALLGAEDTLAKVVVLDVRLPRMLLALMVGANLALSGALLQAVMRNPLADPGLTGVSTGAALAGVTIMLALPQFGALVPFAAFVGGAIACALVFALAWKRGIEPIRIILAGVAVNAVFGGGTSLLSILYSDRIQGILMWLNGSIAGRSWYHVRMLAPYTAVGLVVALLCIKAANLLQLGDDAARNLGLNVNLARTALSFVAAFLAGISVSTVGLIGFIGLIVPHVCRLLIGSDYKFMLPLSAILGALLLIVADASARTIFRPVELPVGIIMAVVGGPFFLYLLRKGGSYRV
- a CDS encoding nitrogenase component 1, with the translated sequence MQLYRFLPLASDRMGALWTLSTIKDCCILEYGPAGTTHYGIEGLMHLNAAMESRLFTTHMDETDIVSGDSDRLERTIREIDAVYRPPVIFVFASSISSIIGTDIETICHALQPTTEAKLIAISGGGFRGDFAFGVTEALAALAKHVVAPPAAKSAQTFNIIGANADCYNFRSDVREIKSMMAECFGLKANAVFTVGTSVAEIAGASNAAYNLVTRLEGIPCAETLKDTYGIPYFYGTPYGYQGSVGWLRQVAAAFGLNCDKTYLEEVGRTARQHTMYFRRAFFGKTQVSCVVSGNYDQAVGMAGYMREIGIDVRKVLVNHNRPSAALRTSDELAERLVFAPSEDRRRQVLHDEKPTLLLGDGVLLEMGAEIPAKIQVANPNIHKTQLFDGTPFVGPRGATYLLEQIINALP